The following proteins come from a genomic window of Gammaproteobacteria bacterium:
- a CDS encoding glucokinase, whose translation MSLRLAADIGGTRSRILVKDVQQREIWRQSYPSANYASLTQLLREVIAQTGPIDAACLAVAGPVNPTREGQQAQVTNLPWLLDSEQLKAELNIPWLLLINDFAAVGYGLDELAESDLLTLQPGKPQPNAPRALIGAGTGLGQALLLPQPQGYRVHATEGGHVDFAPNNALQQELLTTLNQRYPHVSVERVLSGPGLVAIFSFLADRAALPSDALEAILSQDDAAAHISHLANQQQHPLARQALDMFVQIYGAQAGNLALSVLPYGGLYIAGGIAAKILPRLQKGDFMAAFLHKGRMNKLLTQIPVNIVLNPDVGLLGALKLASSRQRP comes from the coding sequence ATGAGTTTGCGGCTGGCCGCTGACATTGGCGGCACCCGCAGTCGGATATTGGTCAAAGACGTCCAGCAGCGCGAGATCTGGCGACAAAGCTACCCCAGCGCCAACTACGCCAGCCTCACCCAACTGCTGCGCGAAGTCATTGCCCAAACCGGCCCGATTGATGCCGCCTGCCTGGCGGTCGCCGGCCCGGTCAACCCAACCAGGGAGGGACAGCAGGCCCAGGTCACCAACCTGCCCTGGCTGCTGGACAGCGAGCAGCTCAAGGCTGAACTCAACATCCCCTGGCTACTGCTGATCAACGATTTTGCTGCCGTCGGCTACGGCCTGGATGAACTGGCCGAATCCGACCTGCTCACCTTGCAACCCGGAAAACCTCAGCCAAACGCGCCACGGGCGCTGATCGGCGCAGGCACCGGTCTGGGGCAAGCCCTGCTACTGCCGCAACCACAGGGATACCGGGTACACGCCACCGAAGGTGGTCATGTGGACTTCGCCCCCAACAATGCCCTGCAGCAGGAATTGCTGACTACTCTGAATCAGCGCTACCCACACGTGTCGGTGGAGCGCGTCCTGTCCGGGCCGGGACTCGTCGCCATTTTTTCGTTTCTCGCCGATCGGGCGGCGCTGCCGTCTGACGCCCTGGAGGCCATACTCAGCCAGGACGACGCCGCCGCCCACATCAGCCACCTGGCCAACCAGCAACAGCATCCGCTGGCGCGACAGGCGCTGGACATGTTCGTGCAAATCTATGGCGCTCAAGCAGGCAATCTGGCCCTGAGCGTGCTACCCTATGGTGGTCTGTACATCGCCGGTGGAATTGCCGCTAAGATACTGCCCCGACTACAAAAAGGGGATTTTATGGCGGCGTTTCTGCACAAGGGGCGGATGAACAAGTTACTGACCCAGATCCCGGTCAACATCGTGCTCAATCCA
- the pgl gene encoding 6-phosphogluconolactonase — protein MESQLRIFAGIEQLNQAAAELWLSLAQQAIAQRGSFHIALSGGSTPKLLYQRIATLANAELLQHSHFYFGDERCVPPDHPDSNYRMAREALFDRAAIPAANIHRIDAELPAAQAAQRYQALLQRQLPSVDGMGCFDLILLGMGEDGHTASLFPGTTALSEQHNWVCANEVPQLHTWRITFSYPLINHARHVAILSAGAGKAEVMRQVHQHSQQPPYPIENIRASHTLHWLLDHAAASRLEPQS, from the coding sequence ATGGAAAGCCAACTGCGAATTTTTGCTGGCATCGAACAACTCAACCAAGCCGCCGCCGAACTGTGGCTAAGTCTGGCCCAACAAGCCATCGCCCAACGTGGCAGCTTTCACATCGCCCTGTCCGGTGGCAGCACTCCAAAGCTGCTGTACCAGCGCATCGCCACACTGGCCAATGCCGAGCTGCTGCAACACAGCCATTTTTACTTTGGCGACGAGCGCTGCGTACCACCGGATCACCCGGACAGCAACTACCGCATGGCAAGGGAAGCGTTGTTTGACCGCGCAGCCATTCCTGCCGCCAATATTCATCGCATCGACGCCGAATTGCCTGCAGCGCAGGCCGCGCAGCGCTACCAGGCGCTGCTGCAGCGCCAGCTTCCCAGCGTCGACGGCATGGGCTGCTTCGACCTGATTTTGCTGGGCATGGGCGAAGACGGCCACACTGCCTCACTGTTCCCCGGCACCACCGCCCTGAGCGAACAACACAACTGGGTCTGCGCCAACGAAGTGCCACAACTTCACACCTGGCGCATCACCTTCAGCTATCCGTTGATCAACCATGCCCGCCATGTCGCCATTCTTTCCGCCGGCGCCGGAAAGGCCGAGGTCATGCGTCAGGTCCACCAGCACAGCCAGCAGCCGCCCTATCCGATCGAGAACATCCGCGCCAGCCACACATTGCACTGGTTGCTCGACCACGCGGCCGCCAGCCGCCTGGAACCTCAGTCATGA
- a CDS encoding methyl-accepting chemotaxis protein has product MAFSGGLSIRAKLNISIALIFLAVMVVSTLVSVDRERQYALSVAKQQVTDLTTWYFDSLNTMMLTGTMDQRGLLREKLLSRDHVREARVIRGLPVSIQYGSGSADAQAVDDLDNLALQGEPQTVVSETDTGRILTILTPFEATRDTRGVDCLACHEVPEGSVNGAVRVSFSLEEMDAKVKEETLFNIAMNLGLFALGLLIANLLINRWFNRPVSHMMEVLQSRSEGDENARMEWDSNDEMGRLGEVFNTMADNISVAHEREHATANELKSKVDSLLAVVNRVAEGDYSATVGFDGKDAIGELGTRLQVMVDYIRGSIEEKREAVDVLQQKVDLLLQVANHVAEGDLTASVHMEGEDAFAKLAMGVQGMIQSLNELVAQIQHSGVQLAAAATEISASMSQLEVTAENQAQTTHDIAATATEISATTKDLVLTMDEVGRVAERASNSAEDSHAGLSRMENIMRQLAEGVVTVGDKLELLKEKASSISGVVTTISKVADQTNLLSLNAAIEAEKAGESGRGFAVVAVEIRRLADQAAVSTLDIEHMIREMQDSVAVGVDSIRFFTDLVRHGVNEVQIVSKQQSEIIDLVETLSPRFEAVHQAMHFQSQGAEQINEAMIKLNE; this is encoded by the coding sequence ATGGCTTTTTCTGGTGGATTGTCTATTCGCGCAAAGCTGAATATCAGCATTGCGCTTATCTTTTTGGCCGTAATGGTGGTGAGCACCCTGGTGTCGGTTGACCGCGAGCGCCAATATGCGCTTTCCGTTGCCAAGCAGCAGGTCACTGACTTGACCACCTGGTATTTCGACAGTCTGAACACCATGATGCTGACTGGCACGATGGATCAGCGAGGATTGCTGCGCGAAAAGTTGCTGTCGCGTGATCACGTACGAGAGGCGCGAGTGATTCGCGGCCTACCAGTATCGATTCAATACGGTTCAGGTTCAGCTGATGCCCAAGCGGTGGATGATCTGGATAACCTGGCACTGCAAGGTGAGCCACAAACCGTGGTCAGCGAAACCGACACAGGACGGATATTGACGATCCTGACGCCGTTTGAAGCGACGCGCGACACCCGCGGCGTTGACTGTCTGGCCTGTCATGAAGTGCCCGAAGGTTCGGTCAATGGTGCAGTGCGCGTCAGTTTCTCACTGGAAGAAATGGATGCCAAAGTCAAAGAAGAAACCCTGTTCAACATCGCGATGAACCTGGGTTTGTTTGCGCTTGGATTGTTGATCGCCAACCTGCTCATCAATCGTTGGTTTAATCGCCCAGTCAGTCACATGATGGAAGTATTGCAATCTCGTTCTGAAGGCGATGAAAACGCACGGATGGAATGGGACAGCAATGACGAAATGGGACGTTTGGGTGAAGTCTTCAACACCATGGCGGACAATATCAGCGTCGCGCACGAGCGTGAACATGCCACCGCCAATGAATTGAAATCCAAAGTGGACAGTCTGCTCGCGGTGGTCAATCGCGTGGCTGAGGGGGATTACAGCGCTACGGTTGGTTTTGATGGTAAAGATGCGATCGGTGAGTTGGGTACTCGGTTGCAGGTGATGGTCGACTACATTCGTGGCTCGATTGAAGAGAAACGTGAAGCAGTTGATGTATTGCAACAAAAAGTGGATTTGCTGCTACAGGTGGCTAATCACGTTGCCGAAGGGGATCTGACCGCCAGCGTCCACATGGAAGGTGAAGATGCCTTCGCCAAGCTGGCGATGGGCGTACAAGGGATGATTCAAAGTTTGAACGAACTGGTCGCGCAGATTCAACATTCTGGAGTGCAACTGGCCGCCGCTGCCACCGAAATTTCTGCCTCCATGTCGCAACTGGAAGTAACCGCAGAAAATCAGGCGCAAACCACGCACGACATCGCCGCGACGGCGACTGAAATTTCTGCTACCACCAAAGATCTGGTACTCACCATGGATGAAGTGGGGCGTGTGGCAGAGCGCGCCTCCAATTCGGCAGAAGACAGTCACGCTGGCTTGTCGCGCATGGAAAATATTATGCGCCAGTTGGCCGAGGGTGTTGTCACCGTGGGTGACAAACTGGAACTGCTTAAAGAAAAAGCCTCCAGCATCAGCGGCGTCGTGACTACCATTTCCAAAGTGGCCGATCAGACCAATCTGTTGTCGCTAAACGCGGCAATCGAGGCGGAAAAAGCCGGCGAATCTGGTCGTGGCTTTGCGGTGGTCGCTGTGGAAATTCGCCGCCTTGCCGACCAGGCTGCGGTATCGACTCTGGACATTGAGCACATGATTCGCGAGATGCAGGACTCGGTTGCTGTGGGAGTTGACAGTATTCGTTTCTTTACCGATCTGGTGCGTCACGGGGTCAACGAGGTGCAGATCGTCAGCAAACAGCAGTCGGAAATTATCGATCTGGTAGAAACGCTCAGTCCGCGTTTTGAGGCGGTGCATCAAGCGATGCATTTCCAATCTCAAGGGGCGGAGCAAATTAACGAGGCGATGATCAAGCTGAACGAA
- the tal gene encoding transaldolase, translated as MTRNALKQLRKFEQSFWFDNIQRSMLDNGDIERMIADQDLRGITSNPSIFEKAITSGSDYDSQIRQLLREKPSADNRAFFFELAIRDIQGAADKLRGVYDQSKGLDGYVSLEVSPDLAHNTQASIDEARELFRRINRPNAMIKIPATKAGIPVIEQLIADGIHVNATLLFSVERYVEVAKAYIRGLQARKQRSESLAVASVASFFVSRVDSKLDPLLDKCAGKTAAHDALHGQIAVLNAKAAYVEYQKLFDGKDFAALKSAGAVPQRLLWASTGTKNAAYSDVLYIEQLIGPHTVNTIPPATAKAFHEHGNAANTLMQNLAQAPAQFGQLAKLGIDMNKAMQELEDEGVSTFAKSFDNLLAAIGEKRNKLAQNAA; from the coding sequence ATGACACGCAACGCACTCAAACAACTTCGAAAATTTGAACAAAGCTTCTGGTTCGACAATATCCAGCGCAGCATGCTGGACAACGGCGACATCGAACGCATGATCGCAGATCAGGATCTGCGCGGCATCACCTCCAACCCATCCATTTTCGAAAAAGCCATTACCAGCGGCAGCGACTACGACAGCCAAATCCGTCAGTTGCTGCGGGAAAAACCCAGCGCCGACAACCGCGCATTTTTCTTCGAACTGGCCATTCGCGACATCCAGGGCGCGGCTGACAAACTGCGCGGCGTGTATGATCAAAGCAAGGGTCTGGACGGTTACGTCAGCCTGGAAGTCTCACCCGACCTGGCACACAACACTCAGGCCAGCATTGACGAAGCCCGCGAGCTGTTCCGCCGCATTAACCGCCCCAACGCGATGATTAAAATTCCTGCCACCAAGGCTGGCATTCCGGTCATCGAGCAACTGATCGCCGACGGCATTCACGTCAACGCCACGCTGCTGTTCTCGGTGGAACGTTATGTCGAAGTGGCCAAAGCCTACATCCGTGGCCTGCAAGCCCGCAAACAACGCAGCGAATCACTGGCCGTCGCCTCGGTCGCCAGCTTCTTCGTCAGTCGCGTCGACAGCAAACTTGACCCACTGCTGGACAAATGCGCCGGCAAAACTGCGGCTCATGATGCGTTGCATGGCCAGATCGCCGTCCTCAACGCCAAAGCCGCCTACGTCGAATATCAAAAACTGTTCGACGGCAAAGACTTCGCTGCACTGAAATCCGCAGGCGCAGTACCTCAGCGTCTGCTGTGGGCCAGCACCGGCACCAAAAATGCGGCTTACAGCGATGTGCTGTACATCGAACAACTGATCGGTCCACACACCGTCAACACCATTCCGCCAGCGACCGCCAAAGCGTTCCACGAGCACGGCAATGCCGCCAACACCCTGATGCAAAATTTGGCTCAGGCACCGGCGCAATTCGGTCAACTGGCCAAGCTGGGCATCGACATGAACAAGGCCATGCAGGAGTTGGAAGACGAGGGTGTGTCCACGTTTGCCAAATCGTTTGACAATCTGCTCGCCGCCATAGGTGAAAAGCGCAACAAATTAGCGCAAAATGCCGCTTGA
- a CDS encoding Ig-like domain-containing protein codes for MSVISRILGLALLLLLSACGLGTSQVMEPTPTGLTLGVEEVSLPSGYIVQLQPKMEYSDGTSRPYDGEVLWETNDESVARAYVGPNKSKNLLQTRGTNDGSKCTIKLMTTDKKYVGRFDVKLVRADLMALEPQLVNGEVRLTGRFERGYGATKQRYVQDLTYNYFFYSTNPELFTISSSGVAQILNEGSGSMVLNNIFPSEGGHHSFEYQVDVNQGQMRFGGRITPKSLEIVTVPSLTKLPLYQQVDVKVIAHYEGGRTQDVTRWAAVSEYLSDNFQLLRKFGENGVLTGYALRGDQEGEGNLGVDFAGAQAKLSVEVVPAQLESISVVSSKNIWKWPKGEEVGLTVKAKYVNDDTRYDITSNPDVLWTVTPTGILERVTTESGTFYRGLRANESAVLKLTYQDKSVEQKIEITPAAIERIEIDKTDTQVAVGGVLQLMVNAIYTDRTDPAYDATRSVESGAEFASVAADGKVTGLKEGVARIGATLTGTAKGTLQATADISVTPMKPSKLVLSAVGGKTLLSLGEKVGLSVRADYNGAKPVVDLRSDLISWQVDPPGMGAVTTKGEFVSYNIGNVTLVGTYEGVPSNPLVFEIAPKGVASVAIDLPVPARQFPAGIYLTPILTVIGTDGSILADYEYSVQWQTSDANVAEVINGVLQLNGPGNVIVSARVNTNHVANLVLQVTAAGLPSISVSLPAVINMVVGEVRDFSVTYVNADGNLGNTPSDLLCMTANIGVAQGSVFDVDNQLCSVTAMGVGTTSLVIEDGSGGAVSSTTQINVTELPSLGTFQEGAVYDISSVRELDPVQRYSHVINGLPLNRRYTVKVVTANGATLRLDKSRLWVAQRPYSFGESCLALAANRNSLACGALTSSGKLYVGVLDDLGGVPYRLQVMPEVYENEGSTAYPAKTLQPAAAAVSGMVSSNAAMGDALSIYKLAGLEANTSYVLTMSGQTEVVYMNLYSDSAGDLCPQVPDSAAVASALPSTVQRCEFISPPDAGNLTLRVYGHKEGLAEPGASAIGGASYNLQFSKAL; via the coding sequence ATGTCAGTCATCTCTCGAATTCTCGGATTAGCGCTGTTGCTGCTGTTGTCGGCCTGCGGTTTGGGTACATCACAAGTCATGGAGCCCACGCCCACCGGTCTGACCCTGGGCGTCGAGGAGGTCAGCCTTCCCTCCGGTTACATTGTTCAGCTTCAGCCCAAGATGGAATATTCTGACGGTACTTCCCGTCCGTACGATGGCGAGGTTTTGTGGGAAACCAATGATGAATCTGTTGCGCGTGCCTACGTAGGGCCGAACAAATCGAAAAACTTGCTGCAGACGCGAGGCACTAACGATGGTAGCAAGTGCACCATCAAATTGATGACCACCGACAAGAAATATGTCGGACGGTTTGATGTAAAACTGGTTCGTGCGGATCTGATGGCTCTGGAGCCGCAGTTGGTCAATGGCGAAGTGCGTCTGACCGGTCGGTTCGAACGCGGATATGGTGCGACCAAACAGCGGTACGTGCAGGATTTGACGTACAACTATTTCTTCTATTCCACCAATCCAGAGTTATTCACAATTTCTTCCTCGGGTGTTGCGCAAATCCTCAATGAGGGTTCGGGGTCGATGGTTTTGAACAATATTTTTCCCTCGGAAGGCGGCCATCATTCGTTTGAATACCAGGTGGACGTGAACCAGGGGCAGATGCGGTTTGGTGGACGCATTACCCCCAAGTCGCTGGAGATTGTAACTGTCCCCAGCCTGACCAAATTGCCCCTGTACCAGCAGGTGGATGTAAAAGTGATTGCGCATTACGAGGGGGGGCGCACGCAGGATGTGACCCGCTGGGCGGCGGTCTCCGAGTATTTATCCGATAATTTCCAATTGCTGCGCAAGTTCGGCGAGAATGGTGTGTTGACGGGGTATGCATTGCGCGGAGATCAGGAAGGGGAAGGTAATCTGGGAGTGGATTTTGCCGGCGCACAGGCCAAACTGTCGGTTGAAGTGGTGCCCGCGCAGTTGGAAAGCATCAGTGTGGTTTCCAGCAAAAATATCTGGAAATGGCCCAAGGGCGAGGAAGTTGGATTGACGGTAAAAGCCAAATACGTCAATGACGACACTCGTTACGATATTACCAGCAATCCTGACGTGCTGTGGACGGTGACGCCAACAGGCATCCTTGAGCGGGTGACGACGGAGAGCGGTACCTTTTATCGCGGCCTGCGGGCGAATGAGTCGGCGGTGCTGAAGCTGACCTATCAGGACAAATCGGTTGAGCAAAAGATAGAAATTACGCCGGCAGCGATTGAGCGCATAGAAATCGACAAAACCGACACCCAGGTGGCAGTGGGCGGTGTGCTGCAATTGATGGTTAACGCGATATACACCGACCGCACTGATCCTGCCTATGATGCCACCAGGTCGGTGGAAAGCGGCGCGGAATTCGCGTCGGTGGCTGCCGATGGCAAGGTGACCGGTTTGAAGGAAGGGGTTGCCCGTATTGGAGCCACATTGACCGGTACGGCCAAGGGTACGTTGCAGGCTACTGCGGATATCAGTGTTACGCCGATGAAACCGAGCAAACTGGTATTGAGCGCCGTGGGTGGCAAGACGCTGTTGTCGCTGGGTGAAAAAGTTGGCTTGTCTGTGCGGGCGGACTACAACGGTGCCAAGCCTGTGGTCGATCTGCGTAGCGACCTGATCAGTTGGCAAGTGGATCCTCCGGGCATGGGGGCGGTGACCACCAAGGGCGAATTTGTTAGCTACAACATCGGCAATGTGACGTTGGTTGGTACTTACGAAGGCGTGCCCAGTAATCCGCTGGTGTTCGAGATTGCTCCCAAGGGGGTGGCCAGTGTGGCGATTGATTTGCCGGTGCCCGCCCGTCAGTTTCCAGCAGGTATTTATCTGACTCCGATCCTGACAGTGATTGGTACCGATGGTTCGATACTGGCCGATTATGAATATTCGGTACAGTGGCAAACCAGCGATGCCAATGTCGCGGAAGTGATTAACGGCGTGTTGCAGCTGAATGGGCCGGGCAATGTGATTGTCTCCGCCCGGGTTAACACCAATCACGTCGCAAATCTGGTGCTGCAGGTGACCGCGGCGGGGCTACCCAGCATATCGGTATCGTTGCCTGCGGTGATCAACATGGTGGTTGGTGAAGTGCGTGATTTTTCAGTGACCTACGTCAATGCTGACGGTAATCTGGGCAATACGCCCAGTGATTTGCTGTGCATGACGGCAAATATCGGGGTTGCCCAAGGCAGCGTTTTCGATGTGGATAACCAGTTGTGTAGTGTGACCGCCATGGGGGTGGGAACGACTTCGCTGGTTATCGAAGACGGCAGTGGCGGTGCAGTCTCGTCAACGACGCAGATCAACGTGACCGAACTGCCCAGCCTCGGTACGTTCCAAGAGGGTGCGGTCTATGACATCAGTTCTGTTCGTGAATTGGACCCGGTCCAGCGGTATAGCCATGTGATCAACGGGTTGCCACTGAATCGGCGTTACACGGTAAAGGTGGTGACCGCCAACGGTGCTACGTTGCGACTGGATAAGAGCCGTCTGTGGGTTGCGCAGCGGCCCTATAGTTTTGGTGAGTCCTGTTTGGCCCTGGCGGCGAATCGCAATAGTTTGGCCTGTGGAGCCCTGACCAGTAGCGGTAAGTTATACGTTGGCGTGCTTGATGACCTGGGTGGAGTGCCTTACAGGCTGCAGGTGATGCCTGAAGTCTACGAAAACGAAGGTAGCACGGCGTATCCTGCAAAGACACTACAGCCGGCGGCGGCTGCAGTCAGCGGCATGGTGTCATCGAATGCGGCTATGGGGGATGCGCTAAGCATTTACAAACTGGCAGGTTTGGAGGCCAATACAAGCTACGTGTTGACAATGAGCGGCCAAACCGAAGTGGTCTACATGAATTTGTATTCCGACTCGGCGGGTGATTTGTGTCCTCAGGTACCTGATTCTGCGGCAGTGGCGAGTGCCTTGCCGTCCACGGTGCAGCGCTGCGAATTTATTTCGCCGCCGGACGCCGGGAACCTGACCTTGCGGGTGTATGGTCATAAGGAGGGTTTGGCCGAACCCGGTGCGTCAGCCATTGGCGGTGCGTCCTACAATCTGCAATTCAGCAAAGCGCTGTAA
- a CDS encoding late competence development ComFB family protein, with amino-acid sequence MSTVHNYYENLVFSQIRKQTAQLNLILDQEQFEDAACLALNRLPPRYVRFDVDTTFYLSYDEMMDIERRVVAAVTEALAIVRQPS; translated from the coding sequence ATGAGTACCGTACACAATTATTACGAAAACCTGGTATTCAGCCAGATTCGCAAGCAAACTGCGCAACTGAACCTGATTTTGGATCAAGAACAGTTCGAGGACGCTGCCTGCCTGGCATTAAACCGCCTGCCGCCGCGCTATGTCCGTTTTGACGTTGATACCACGTTTTACCTCAGCTATGACGAAATGATGGACATCGAACGACGCGTGGTAGCTGCCGTGACCGAAGCATTAGCCATCGTTCGGCAGCCGTCCTGA